The region AGTACAAACGCTACAACGAAGCTTTAGAGCAACTGCTTAAAGCGCAAAAGCTGTCCAGCCGCAAGGCAGAGATCACTTTGCGAGTGGCAGAAGTTAACGTTCAGTTAAATCAAACCGACCGAGCGATCAAAGATCTTAAGTCTCTGATCCGCGAGTACCCGCACCTTATTCCAGCTCGCCTAAAGCTTGGGGCCATTTACTACAACTCGAACAATATTGCTGAAGCTACTGAACAATGGGAGAATATCCTCATTCGGGATCCACAACATCCTGAAGCTCTTCGTTATCTGAAGATGGCGCAAGCAGCAGGCATTACATCAATTGATTTGTAAAATCAGAGGCGCACATGGCACTTAAAGAACAGATGGTCCCTTTCCTTACTAAAGAAGAAATTGCTGAGTTGGTTGCTGATTTGGCAAAACAAATCGAGCACGATTACGAAGGGAAAGAGATCGTATTTATCTGCCCATTGCGTGGTTCGATGCACATCACTGCAGACTTAATGAGACAAGTGGATCTTCCTCAGCAAGTGGATTTCGTTTACGTTCAGGCAGTTGAGCGTGGTGGCGCGATCAAGATCGTTAAAGATATTTCTGTGAACATCGCCGGCAAACACGTATTGATCGTTGAAGAAATCATCGATACAGGTCGCACTTTGAGCTTCCTAAGAAGCCGCTTATTCGCATCCGCTCCGGCATCTTTGAAAATCATCACTCTGCTTGATAAGCCCGCTCGTCGCGAACTGCCAATCAAAGCAGACTATATTGGTAAAACTATTGATGACCGTTATGTAGTTGGCTACGGAATGGATTCAGAGGAAGTTGGAAGAAACTATCCTGATATCTATACGATGAAAAACTAGTTTGTCTTAAATTAAGACACGACGACGTTTACGACGAAAAATACAACGACACAAAATACGTACAAATAAACCATCTGTTTTTGCATGGAAGGCTCCTAAAAACGAATTTAGGGGTCTTTAGGACCTAGGTCAACTTGTCCATAACTGATTTTTGAGGTCTTCGTGAGAACTGGACCTTAGCGCTCCTGTTAAAAAACCGACAAAATACCTCGGAGGACGAAATGTCTAAGCTTTCTCTGAAGGGTCGCTTTTTATTTATCACAGCATTGCTTACATTGATTTGCTTGCTGACCAATGTTTTTTCACTCTTTGAATTGAAGAGTCAGAATACTGTCACCTCTGAAATTGCTGAAACGTGGCTTCCGATCGTAGGAAAAACCGCCGATATCAACATCAATGTCGTTAACTATAGAAAACTAGAATTCAATTTGTTGGCGACTCAAAGCACAGACGAAAGAAAACTTGTGATGGATGAGATGGATTCCCTGATGGGTAACATCACCATTTATTCCAAAGTGCTGGATCCTCTTATAACGACCGACAATCTTCGCAAATTTTACGACGATTTTTTAAAGTCGTGGGAAAACTATCAAGCCGAAAGCGATAAATTTAAAGCGGCATTGGACAAAGAAGATACGGCGTTGGCAGAAAAAATTCTGCAGGATAGCTCTGCTAAATATTATGACGAAGCCTATAAGTCTCTGAAAGCCCTTACTGATGAGAGTTACATGGTGGGTATTAATAAATCTGAAGCAGCTGCAAAGCTATTCAAGATTACTTTCTATGCGATTATCGGCGTCACCACTTTCTTTGTCTTGTTGGGCTTAATCACAAGTATTTTAAACATTCGCAGCGTTCAAAATTCCTTACGTGGAGTTGCTGACGGCCTGGATTCAAGTGCACAGATTGTTGAAAGTCGCACGCAAGGTCTGGTGAAATCCAGCGACTCTATTTCAAGCAACACAACAAGCACAGCTGCTGCACTTGAAGAAATCGTGGCGACCATGGAAGACTTAAGTCAAACCGTGCGCAAGAATTCCGATAGCTCAAATCAAGCGGCTCAAATCTCCAAAGACGGGCAAGAAGCCGTTTCTCATGGCCAAAATAAAATTCATTCTTTGATCACTGTGATGTCAGAAATTTCTACGAATTCCAAAAAAATCACAGAAATCTTAGATATGATCGACGACATTGCTTTTCAAACTAATTTGTTAGCTCTCAATGCAGCAGTTGAAGCGGCCCGTGCTGGTGAACAAGGTAAAGGTTTTGCTGTTGTTGCTGACGCCGTTCGCGCCCTTGCACAAAAAAGTGCTGAAGCTGCAAAAGAAATTTCAGGACTGATCAACGAAGCTAACACCAAAAGCCAGATGGGTGTTGAGTTGGCAGCTGACAGTGAAAAATCCTTAAAAGCGATTGTTGAAAATACCAATCGCGTGTTCCAATTAATTCAAGAAGTAGCACAAGGTTCCCAAGAGCAATCTCACGGTATCGATCAAGTCAAAACAGCTTTGACATCAATCGATGAAAGTTTGCAAGGCGTCGCTGCATCCATGGGTAACGTCACAAGCGCCTCTGAAGATATGCAATCTCAAGCTCAGGAACTTGGCGTTATGATGTCTCAGCTTCACGTCTTGGTGGGCGAGAAAAACAAAACTACAACAGAAGAAATACAAAATAATACGGAAGACGCGTCGTCTTCCGCTGCTTAAACAGGAGAACTGCAATGATGAAGACAGCATTGATGACAACGGTTGCAACTTTGATGGTAGCTCAAGCCGCTTTTGCCGGTGATTGCGTTATTTCAGTAGATCGCAAAGCTTGTCCGGGTAAAGAAACTGAAGCGATGAAGCCTTATAACGGAAAAAATCCAACAGAAGAGACTAAAAAACTAGACTCTGCAGAAGCTTGCGAAAAATGGGCTGAGAAAACGTCTAAAATCGTTCGCAAAGGCACTCTGACGGAAAAGAAAGTTTCCGTCAAATTTGATGGCAAAGATTTAGGCAAGTCATTTTCTGACAAAGCTGAGTGTAAATAATCTCGACAGCCAATTCTTATTAAAAGGGAGGTCCTGTACCTCCCTTTTTCTCATTCTGATACAGGACTAATTTCCCACAAAGTGTATTGAAAACTCTCAAGACAATCCCCAAATGAGCCGATATGGAAGGTACAAGGGGGAACATCAATGAAGAAGTTTAAGAACTTTTCTAAAAAATTTTTGAAAAACGAACGCGGTCAAGGTGCGACAGAATACATCCTTTTGTTGGTTGTCGTGGTTGGTCTTGTGATGATTTTCAAAGATAAAATTCAAACTACGGTTAAAGACAAAATCAGCTCTCTTTCAAGCGATATCACAGGCGTTACTTCTCAATAGTTTGAGATATAGAGCGGAGCTTGCGTGACGATTGAATACGTCTTGCTGATGATTGCAATTCTCGGGATTGGGCTGAAAGCATTTATTTCAGCTCCCTCCGAAGCTTTTCGTGGATCAGGTCCACGATTGGCTGCACGCGTGGAAAAGCAATTGGATACAGGACAAGGCTTCAAGCCAAAGGGCTCTCGTAATGAATGGAGTGCTTTGAAATGAAGAAGTCACTCGTCGCTAACCGAAAAGGCCAATTCGTGATCGAAGCCGTTTTGCTGATGATCGTGATGCTTGGAATTTTTATGGCGAGCATGAGCCAGCTTCGTGAGTCGAAATTTTTGGCAAAGATGATTACCGGTCCATGGGACAAAGTTGCTGGAATGATGGAGAGTGGAGTTTGGCTGTCTGCTAAGGATGCTCGCCAAAAACACCCTAACCAGAAAGACCGCAGCATTTCCCTGAACCCAAATGAATAATAACCCTGAGGCCGCAATGAGAACATTATCGAGCCCTCACATGATCATAAATAATTCCCACGGTTTGATAACTGTGGATTTTATATTTTCATTGATCTTGTGCGCGGGTCTTTGCGCAGTAATGTTCGTCATGACCTTTACTTTATCGATGGCTGAAATTGCTCAGTACATCACTTTCGCCTCATCCCGCGCCTATGTTGCGGGTCACGTAGACCCAGATAAGCAAACCGAAATGGGTCGCAATAAGTTTTCAAATTTAATGTCAAACAATGTCCTTAGCCCTCTTTTCTCTACGTCAGGCACATCTTGGTTTACTTTATCAAACCTTGAGTTGCGTGGCGGTGGCGCTAGTGGCAAAGACTTTGCCGAAGACTATCCTTATGTTGATGACCGCATCCCGCAAACGGGAGCACGTCTAACATTCGGAGCGCGAGTGCTTGCTTTAAGAATCGCATTCTTGGGGCGCACCACTGAAGATGGCGAAGCTCCAACAGCAAAATTAACTGCATTTCTAATTCGCGAACCGACCCAACAGGAATGTTGGGATCTTCAGGTTAAAAAACGCTACGATGCGATTATGAACCTGGACAGTCGCTTTGCAATACTTGCAGATCGATATCGAAACAAATACGTACCCATGGAGGATAACGGATGTTGAAATCCAAAAAAAGCCTCCTAAACAATGAAGATGGCACTGCAATGATCGAGGTCCTCCCGGTCATTTTCGTCATTATTACGTTCCTGACTTTTTCATTGGGATTCTTTGGCGCGATTCACTCAGGAATTTTAAATTCAATCGCTGCCAGAAACTATGCCTTTGAAACATTTAGACATCGCTCGAACCTGGTTTACTTCCGTAGTAACGGAGACGTGTCCACTGCACAACTCGCATATAACGAGATGGGTTTGCGTATTCACGGTGTGAACTCCGAGGACTCTCCTAAATCAGGAGACCCTAAATGGTATTCTTCTACTCGTCCAATCAACATCATGATTTTGGCGAGCCAGAAGGAAGTTGATCAATCCGGCTCTAAGAGTGAGCACAATCAACAAGTTCCTTTTATAAAAGATGAAGAACGAAACGAACGAGTAGGCGTGAACCCCATTTGGATTAAATCACAATACGGGATTTGTCTGAATGCAGCTTGTGGAGCGTAGGAGAAGATATGGGATCAAACGACACTAGAAATTTATGGCTTTCAATTGCAGCGGGAATCTTCGCCACATTCTTGCTTTATAGCTATTCGCAAGAAAAGAAAGCTGAATACGACAAGCGATTTGGTTCTACAAAACGTGTCGTCGTTGCCAAAGAAGACATCGCTGAAATGCAAACTGTCTATGACACGATGGTTGAAACGAAAGATATGCCTGCTGATTTTATTCAGCCAGACACAGTTACGATTCCTGATGAGATCATCGGTAACGTAGCTGCCGTACCTATTCGTAAAGGCCAAATGATCGTAAAGAATAACCTTCTAACGCCAGGCCCTGACACAGGTATCGCCTTGCAAGTAGCACCCAGTAAGCGTGCAGTTGCGATTCCTGTTGATGAAATCCGTGGTGTCGCAAAGCTCATCCGTCCTGGTGACCGCGTGGATATCTATGCTGCTGTGGACTCGGGTAAAGGCGTGCAACAGCGTCGTGAGGTATTCACTTTGATGAGTGACGTTCCAGTTCTGGCAACGGGTTTAAGTGTTGTAAATAACATTCCTCGTATGTTTGAGCTTGATTCATCTGGTAAGAATCTAAATCAGATCGCTCTGACTGGTGATACAAAATATACGACGATCACAGTTGAAGCGACGCCGAAAGAGGCACAAGACTTATTCTATATTTTATCAACAGCGCCGGGAAATTTATTCTTTGCGCTTAGAAATCCAAGTGACCGTACAATTCCTGTAAGAGCACCTAGCTCGACATCAGATACAGTCCTTGGCAGACCGATGGTATCTTTGGATGCAGCTCCGGCAGTGCCAGCAGCGCCTCCAGTAGTATTACCACAGCAACAACAACGAATGATGCAACCAATGCAGCAACGAGCACCGCAACCGACGCAACAACGTAGGAACGGCTTTAAGACCTTGTAGTATTGAGTTCTTTGTTTTGGGGAATTGTTAGTTAAGGGGGAACCATGAAATATATGCTGCTTACACTGGGGCTTGTATTAAGTCTTTGTGGACATGTTGCGCATGCAGAAGACGATCTATCTGCAACTCCGTCATCGTCCAGCGAAGACAGCAGTGGCGCTTTCCGCTCGCGCAAATTCATCAACTTGACGTTGGGAATTGAGCAAGATGAAAAGCTCCCTCCTCTTCCAGATAACGTGGATTTCAAAGGTGACTTCCGCCGTGTCGTCACTGCCAACTATTCTAAAGACCTTAACGTGATTCGCTTCGTACCGAAATCAGAAGGTTTCGCGACGCTAACGATCCATGATAAACGCAATGGTAAAATCGTTGCGGAGTATCGTATTGACGTTAAGAAAAGCAAACTTGATAAGATCGTTCGTGAAATGCGATCTTTGTTGGGTGATATCGAAGGTATCAATATCAAGATCGTAAATGATAGAGTTGTAGTCGACGGTCAAATCCTACTCCCTAAGGATATGGCGCGTATCTATAACGTGGTATCTCAATTCGGTAACCAAGCTTCTTCAATTGTGACATTAAGCCCCCTTGCACAAAAGAAGATCGCAGAGTTCATCGCTCGTGATATCAACAATCCAGAAATCGAAGTTCGCGCCGTGAATGACAAAATCATCCTGCAAGGCTGGGCAAACAGCGCCGACGAATCTGCTCGTGCAGAGATCATTGCTAAAACATATCTGCCCGCTCGTATCGTGGATGCGGCCGCAGAAAAAGGCGTGATTGTTGAACGTAAGGCAGCAAATGATGGCGTTATCAACCTTATCCAAATTAAAGAATCGGCACCAAAGCCACCTCCAAAGATGATCCAACTTGTAGTTCACTACGTTGAATTGCAAAAAGACTACTCTAAGAACTTTAAGTTCCAGTTCACTCCAGAGTTGGGCGATAATTCGCAAATGACTTTCCAAACTGGAGGCGAAGCTGCTGGTGGTATCGTAAGTTCAATCACAGGAACAGTTTCAAACTTGCTCCCGAAATTGAACTGGGCAAAACAGCACGGTCAAGCACGCGTTCTTGAAAGTACAAGTATGATCGTTGAGGATGGTAAAAAAGGTGAAATCAAACAGATCACCAACCAACCCTATGCAGTTATCGGTCAGAATGGTACTCAAGGTACTGCTTTTGCCGAAGTCGGTATCGTGACGACGATTACGCCGGTTCTTATGGGTGAAAAGTCTGGTTCTGTACGCATGGACATGGCTTTTAAAGTGTCTTCTATGATCGGCAGTACTTCTGCGGGTGCTCCTATCACCAGCTCAAATGAAATGACAAGCTCGGTGGTAGTGCGTGACCGTCAAAGTGCGGCTGTGGGTGGTCTAATCCGCAACTCATCATCGACTGGATACAACCGTCCTTCTGGACAAAAAAATCCAATCATCAGCTTGTATGCTTCTAAAGACTTCGCAAAACAACAATCTCAGTTTGTGGTTTTCGTCACTCCAGTTGTTAAGACTTCAGCAAGTGCTGGATCTGAACAAATTAAGAAAAAATTCCGTCTGCGCGACTAACGTCGCGTAAACGGATTGATCATAGAAGCCGATATGTTAAGCGGAGGTCCGCATTGGCTATCAATCCGAATTGTAATCTCATCGCTGTAGTTGGTGGTAAAGGGGGCGTAGGTAAAAGCGTCTTCGCCGCTAACTTTGCTTGCGCATTGATGACCGAGCTACGTACTCAGGTTTTACTTGTCGACGCCGATTCAAAATCTGTGGGCGATCAAAATGTGATTATGGGTCTTAAACCTGTAAAAACTTTGAAAGAACTTTCCACGTTCACAGGCTCTCTAAATTCTCAACCAATGAACACGCTTGTGACAATGGCCCCATCTGGTTTGGGCTATGTCGGCGCCGTTCGTGGCCCTGAGGAACAATTAAATATCTCTCCTGATCTTCTTGGTAAGTTGATGGAGTTTTTCTCTCGAGCATTTAAGTTTGTGATCGTTGACGTGGGTAACGACCTGGGTCCCGCACAAATGGCGGTTCTTCAAGAAGCCACTGCCATCATGATCGTGACGACTCCTGAGGTTCTGGTTGTGACTCAAACACAAAGACTTGTGAATGAGCTTTTATCAGCCACATTCCCTAAAGACATGTTCCAACTTGTGGTGAATAAGGCTTCGCCAACGGGTTTATCTCCGCAAGCAATTTCTAATCAATTGCAGTTGCCATTTTTAGGAATCATTCCACAAGACGAAGCAACAACCAACATGGCTTTGCAAAAATACCAACCCTTCGTTATCAGTGCGCCTAAAACGCCACTGACGGCGTCGTACTATGACCTTTCACGTAAACTAACTGGTGGTATTTTACAGCGTCTAAAAACTTTGTCTCGTCCCAAACCAGCTCCGGCTTCTAACGAAGCCAGTGCTCCGATTCCGGGAGCCAATGGTATGGACCCTCGCACACTTTTAAAAATCCGTGTGCATAATGAATTGATCCGTACCGTTGATCTAAAAAAACTTCTAGTCGATACCGGCAAGGATGAGAATAAAGAAAAAGAAGTTCGCGAAAAAACCAAACGCGAAATCACTGTTATCGTCGACAAAGAAGCTCCAGACACTCCTCGTGAAGAACGCTCTAAAATCATCAAAGAGGTTTTAGAAGAGGCCTTGGGCTTGGGTCCTTTGGAGGATTTGCTAGCCGATCCAGCTGTGACAGAGATCATGGTTAACGGCTTTAAGAAAATCTTTGTGGAAAAATCCGGTAAAGTTGCATTAAGTCCTGTGACATTCACTTCGAATGATCATTTACGTCGTATTATCGAGCGTATCGTGACACCCCTGGGTCGTCAGATCAATGATTCGACACCGTACGTGGATGCCCGTTTGAAAGACGGTTCTCGTGTTAACGCAGTTATTGAACCACTTTCAATTGATGGACCTGCGCTGACAATTCGTAAGTTTAAAAAAGGCGGTATCACCGCTGAAAAGTATATTGAATACGGAAGTATCACTAAAAACATGATCGACTTCCTTCGTATCTGCGTCGAGAACGGCTTAAACGTTGTTATCTCAGGTGGTACGGGTTCAGGTAAAACATCCCTGTTAAATATGCTTTCTTCGTATATCCCTTCCAATGAACGCGTCATCACTGTCGAGGACGCGGCCGAGTTACAATTGCAACAGGAGCACGTGGTACGTCTTGAGACTCGCCCGGCTTCCATGGAAGGTACAAACGCGATTCATATCCGCGACCTTATTAAGAATGCCCTGCGTATGCGTCCTGATCGCATCATCGTGGGTGAGTGCCGTGACGGCGCTGCCTTAGATATGTTACAAGCCATGAACACAGGTCATGATGGTTCTATGACTACGACTCACGCCAACAGCGCGCGTGAGTGTATTGCTCGTCTAGAAACTCTTTCAATGATGGCTGGTATGGATCTTCCAGTTCGCGCGATCCGCGAACAAATTGCTGGAGCTGTGAACTTGATCGTTCAGATCTCTCGTCAATCCGATGGTAGCCGTAAAATCATGAGCATCACGGAAGTGGCTGGTATGCAAGGTGACGTGGTTACTTTGGCAGAGATCTTCCGCTTTAAAGAAACTGGTTACGATAAGAATCGCAAAATTCAAGGTGTCTTCCAAGCAACAGGTACCATCCCAAGCTTCATTCAAAAATTGAGTGATAAAGGCGTCGTGATTCCTCGTGAAATTTTCAGTAACGACCCAGCTGCTGCTGCGAAACCTGCAGCTCCATCACCCGCTCAAGGTGGTTTAATGCCTAAAATGCCAGGCGGAGTCGTTCCTCCTAAGAAGGTCGGGTAATCTATGAAGTTTCTAGCAAACGAATGGATTCTGATTCCTCTGTTTGGTATTTGCGTATTTACGTTTGTCATCCTTTGGGCTGATAAGTCCATTGCTTGGCTTCATAAACGCAGCTTAGGCCAACGTGAAGAAGTCATTCGAATCATGCGTTTGATGGGAATGGAAACTGACCAAAAGAAAATCACGATCTTAATTCTTTTGTTAAGCTTCGGTCTTGGTGCTTTGGTTTTTTTAGCGTTTTGGCCAAGTGTGATTGTCGGTGCGGTCTTTGGCTGCTCTATTACTATCGCAGGATGGCAGCTTCCTCTTTTGATTGTGCGTTTTCTGTATGAAAGACGTTGTACAGTTTTCGTAGATCAGATGGTTGACGGTATTACCATCATGGCAAACGGAATCAAAGCGGGTTCAAATCCGCAGGAATCCATGAAGCGTGTTGTAGAAATCATGGGAAATCCTATCAGCCAAGAGTTCTCTCAAGTGCTTTACCAAATGCAAGTTGGGGATAGCTTTGAAAGCGCATTGAATGACTTAGGAAATCGGATTCCCCGTCCAGACGTCCAGATGTTTGTGACCTCCATCAATATCTTAAAAGAAACTGGTGGTAACTTGGCGGAGACTTTCCAGACCATAGTCACGGTCATTCGAGAAAGACAAAAAGTTGAAAAGAAAATTCAAGCACTGACTGCACAAGGCATGATGCAAGGGATAATCGTTACTTTGGTTCCCTTCTTTTTGTTGGGTGTTTTTGCGGTAATTGATCCCACATTCATCAAGCCTATGTTTACAACCACCTTAGGTCTAGTGTTGCTGTTTGCCATGCTAGCTCTGCAAATTATCGGTGGTGTCCTCATCAAAAAACTTGTTACTATCAAAGTGTAGTCCGTCAGTTTCAGGGAAGAGGTAAACATAATGAAGAAGGCACTTATTGCAGTGGCTATTCTTTTCTCGGCACAGGCGCATGCTCTTGTCGACATGAAGAATGCCAACTATTCCAATACGTGGATCGATATGGACGTACCAGGTACCGGGTACGATCTAAAAATTATCAGAACTTACAATAGCCGTTCACTTTTTAACGGAATGTTTGGTTTCGGATGGTGTTCTGATTTCGAAACCAGCATGGAAGTTAATGGTGAAGGTAATATCAAAGTTAAAGAGTGCGGCGGCGGCATGGAGATCACATTCTCTCCTCGCGAAGTAACTCGTAAAGACGTTGATAACACGATTAATGCGATCATCGGTAAGATGAAAGCAGAAAAAAAGGTCGGCGTTACAGATTCGTACCTTACTTCTCTTAAATCTCAATTGCTTGAAGACGACAACGCACGTGCCGAATTCGCCAGAAAATATGGCATTAACGTCGCTGTTAAAGAAGGCACTAAGTTTTTTGCAAACGGTCGAGAAGTCGAGAACTTCACCTTTAATAAAACTTACTACACTCGTACGCTTCCAGATGGAAGTTCTCAGCGCTTTAGCCCCCAAGGAAAACTGACTCATATCTATGACAAGAACGGTAACTTCTTGAAATTTGAATATGATAAAGACCTTGTTGCTAAGATCGAAGACAACAATGGTCGTCGTTTGGCTTTCAAATACTACCAAAATAAAAAAGTAAAACAAATCACGGGTCCGAACGGTTTAAACGTAGATTATAAATTTGCGAACCTTGACGACTTGGCTTCCGTTAAGAATGCTTGGCAAAAAACTTATTCTTACGAATACGATGACCTGCACAATCTGACAAAGGCTTCTTGGCCCGATAAGACTTTTGTTGCAGTTAAGTATGATAAAAAGAACGACTGGGTCACTTCATTCACTGACCGTGATAAATGTACAGAGTCTTATAAATACGAATTCTCGCAAAGCGAGCCGCAAAACCACT is a window of Bdellovibrio sp. SKB1291214 DNA encoding:
- the hpt gene encoding hypoxanthine phosphoribosyltransferase is translated as MALKEQMVPFLTKEEIAELVADLAKQIEHDYEGKEIVFICPLRGSMHITADLMRQVDLPQQVDFVYVQAVERGGAIKIVKDISVNIAGKHVLIVEEIIDTGRTLSFLRSRLFASAPASLKIITLLDKPARRELPIKADYIGKTIDDRYVVGYGMDSEEVGRNYPDIYTMKN
- a CDS encoding HAMP domain-containing methyl-accepting chemotaxis protein; amino-acid sequence: MSKLSLKGRFLFITALLTLICLLTNVFSLFELKSQNTVTSEIAETWLPIVGKTADININVVNYRKLEFNLLATQSTDERKLVMDEMDSLMGNITIYSKVLDPLITTDNLRKFYDDFLKSWENYQAESDKFKAALDKEDTALAEKILQDSSAKYYDEAYKSLKALTDESYMVGINKSEAAAKLFKITFYAIIGVTTFFVLLGLITSILNIRSVQNSLRGVADGLDSSAQIVESRTQGLVKSSDSISSNTTSTAAALEEIVATMEDLSQTVRKNSDSSNQAAQISKDGQEAVSHGQNKIHSLITVMSEISTNSKKITEILDMIDDIAFQTNLLALNAAVEAARAGEQGKGFAVVADAVRALAQKSAEAAKEISGLINEANTKSQMGVELAADSEKSLKAIVENTNRVFQLIQEVAQGSQEQSHGIDQVKTALTSIDESLQGVAASMGNVTSASEDMQSQAQELGVMMSQLHVLVGEKNKTTTEEIQNNTEDASSSAA
- a CDS encoding Flp1 family type IVb pilin, whose amino-acid sequence is MKKFKNFSKKFLKNERGQGATEYILLLVVVVGLVMIFKDKIQTTVKDKISSLSSDITGVTSQ
- the cpaB gene encoding Flp pilus assembly protein CpaB, with protein sequence MGSNDTRNLWLSIAAGIFATFLLYSYSQEKKAEYDKRFGSTKRVVVAKEDIAEMQTVYDTMVETKDMPADFIQPDTVTIPDEIIGNVAAVPIRKGQMIVKNNLLTPGPDTGIALQVAPSKRAVAIPVDEIRGVAKLIRPGDRVDIYAAVDSGKGVQQRREVFTLMSDVPVLATGLSVVNNIPRMFELDSSGKNLNQIALTGDTKYTTITVEATPKEAQDLFYILSTAPGNLFFALRNPSDRTIPVRAPSSTSDTVLGRPMVSLDAAPAVPAAPPVVLPQQQQRMMQPMQQRAPQPTQQRRNGFKTL
- a CDS encoding BON domain-containing protein; the encoded protein is MKYMLLTLGLVLSLCGHVAHAEDDLSATPSSSSEDSSGAFRSRKFINLTLGIEQDEKLPPLPDNVDFKGDFRRVVTANYSKDLNVIRFVPKSEGFATLTIHDKRNGKIVAEYRIDVKKSKLDKIVREMRSLLGDIEGINIKIVNDRVVVDGQILLPKDMARIYNVVSQFGNQASSIVTLSPLAQKKIAEFIARDINNPEIEVRAVNDKIILQGWANSADESARAEIIAKTYLPARIVDAAAEKGVIVERKAANDGVINLIQIKESAPKPPPKMIQLVVHYVELQKDYSKNFKFQFTPELGDNSQMTFQTGGEAAGGIVSSITGTVSNLLPKLNWAKQHGQARVLESTSMIVEDGKKGEIKQITNQPYAVIGQNGTQGTAFAEVGIVTTITPVLMGEKSGSVRMDMAFKVSSMIGSTSAGAPITSSNEMTSSVVVRDRQSAAVGGLIRNSSSTGYNRPSGQKNPIISLYASKDFAKQQSQFVVFVTPVVKTSASAGSEQIKKKFRLRD
- a CDS encoding ATPase, T2SS/T4P/T4SS family; the protein is MAINPNCNLIAVVGGKGGVGKSVFAANFACALMTELRTQVLLVDADSKSVGDQNVIMGLKPVKTLKELSTFTGSLNSQPMNTLVTMAPSGLGYVGAVRGPEEQLNISPDLLGKLMEFFSRAFKFVIVDVGNDLGPAQMAVLQEATAIMIVTTPEVLVVTQTQRLVNELLSATFPKDMFQLVVNKASPTGLSPQAISNQLQLPFLGIIPQDEATTNMALQKYQPFVISAPKTPLTASYYDLSRKLTGGILQRLKTLSRPKPAPASNEASAPIPGANGMDPRTLLKIRVHNELIRTVDLKKLLVDTGKDENKEKEVREKTKREITVIVDKEAPDTPREERSKIIKEVLEEALGLGPLEDLLADPAVTEIMVNGFKKIFVEKSGKVALSPVTFTSNDHLRRIIERIVTPLGRQINDSTPYVDARLKDGSRVNAVIEPLSIDGPALTIRKFKKGGITAEKYIEYGSITKNMIDFLRICVENGLNVVISGGTGSGKTSLLNMLSSYIPSNERVITVEDAAELQLQQEHVVRLETRPASMEGTNAIHIRDLIKNALRMRPDRIIVGECRDGAALDMLQAMNTGHDGSMTTTHANSARECIARLETLSMMAGMDLPVRAIREQIAGAVNLIVQISRQSDGSRKIMSITEVAGMQGDVVTLAEIFRFKETGYDKNRKIQGVFQATGTIPSFIQKLSDKGVVIPREIFSNDPAAAAKPAAPSPAQGGLMPKMPGGVVPPKKVG
- a CDS encoding type II secretion system F family protein — protein: MKFLANEWILIPLFGICVFTFVILWADKSIAWLHKRSLGQREEVIRIMRLMGMETDQKKITILILLLSFGLGALVFLAFWPSVIVGAVFGCSITIAGWQLPLLIVRFLYERRCTVFVDQMVDGITIMANGIKAGSNPQESMKRVVEIMGNPISQEFSQVLYQMQVGDSFESALNDLGNRIPRPDVQMFVTSINILKETGGNLAETFQTIVTVIRERQKVEKKIQALTAQGMMQGIIVTLVPFFLLGVFAVIDPTFIKPMFTTTLGLVLLFAMLALQIIGGVLIKKLVTIKV
- a CDS encoding DUF6531 domain-containing protein is translated as MKKALIAVAILFSAQAHALVDMKNANYSNTWIDMDVPGTGYDLKIIRTYNSRSLFNGMFGFGWCSDFETSMEVNGEGNIKVKECGGGMEITFSPREVTRKDVDNTINAIIGKMKAEKKVGVTDSYLTSLKSQLLEDDNARAEFARKYGINVAVKEGTKFFANGREVENFTFNKTYYTRTLPDGSSQRFSPQGKLTHIYDKNGNFLKFEYDKDLVAKIEDNNGRRLAFKYYQNKKVKQITGPNGLNVDYKFANLDDLASVKNAWQKTYSYEYDDLHNLTKASWPDKTFVAVKYDKKNDWVTSFTDRDKCTESYKYEFSQSEPQNHYWSTVKKVCGKETVADNKYEFWHKQRADGQMFLQRVMTTVNGNVTDISYHELFGKPTSIRRNAERISYEYYADGLVKVKATPATRMAFEYDPSIKKVSQVSTTFFNQKGQKVTAKATQFKYDGKGNLNFAQNSDGQKISMTYDNRGRIATITDQAKKVVKIEYEERYGKPAIVTRPGLGTIQVSYKTNGEINKVDSKEGPSVAMQVASTFNNLLDIIAPATAELYL